The genomic region TAGAAAAATTCTCACCAAGCATAAGCGGTGATAAAATAGTAGAGCAAAGCGTTGAGCAAATCTATGCAAAAGCCAATAAATACTTTATGGAGAAAACAGAGTGGTTGAGAATAAATAATAAAAAACTTATACCATTAAAACCGCCCCCAATAATTCTTGGACTACTATATGATCACGTATGGGGAGATGAGTTTCTAGAACAATATATTCGAGTCTTTAAGCCAGACATAATATATTTGACGGAAAACTCAACAGAGAAAACTATTAAGAAACTAGTTAAGTTAGGCTATTCAGGTAGATTAGCTGTTCCACCAAGCATATTGGATACACATATACTAGAACATGTAAGCATAATATATGGAATAAGAATAGATGAAATAAACAATTATTTAAAATATAATAAAATACTTCAAATTCAAACTCAAACAATAAATAATAAACTACTCGGACAGTTAAGGAATTATAGAGAAAAAATAATAATTGACCCTATCCTCCCAACATTATCCTCTCAGAAAATACTAGATAAATTAAACGAATATAAATCAATCACAAATTATGCCAAAGCAGGATGGATTACAAATATTAGTTACAGCATTGATGCAGACACACATGGATTATATCCTTTTCTCCTAGAACTCCTAATAGAAGCTGGAGTAAGTCTATTAATTATTCATGAATCAGAAGAAAAACTTGTTTGGAGCCTCCAAGAAACAATAGAGGCTAGAAAATTATTAACAATATCCCGATATTTAGGAACAAATCCAAGAGACCTGGGAATCGATCTATTATATTTGAAGAGTAAAACATATGTTTACCCAGAATATGAGAAGCCTGAGGAAATAGTTGTTGCAACAAAAGATCCAACATACCAAATAGACCCTATGGGTATATTTAAGATAAGAGTAAACCATAAAGAACAAGTAATAGAGGTATTCTATATTGGTAGGAAAGGTAAAATATTGATAAAAGGGCGAAACTGCGAAGAGATCAGAGACACTATATTGAGACTAAAACTAGTATCCCTTATGAGCCATGCATTCTATTTAGGAGGAGAAATATGTAAAGCATATGAAGCACTAAGAATAGGTAAAAACTATGAACAAGAAAAACCATTACTGCCCCAAAGATGGAGTAAGAATAAATGATTAAACAAAGTTTTCTACGGACGAAAAGAATAATGCATAAAATAAGCACTTATACTCATAATTAACATGAATAAACCATTACCCTATATCTCAATAATAATATGATAAATATTTGATAATATGATTGACGAGATGGTTCCTATTGCTTACTAAAAATACTAGGGGTTTTAGTAGAGTTTTAGGAAAAAAGACCAAGTTGGCAATAATAATTGCTGTAACTATACTAGTTGTTTCAACGATATTTTTAGAAATACTATTTAGTAATCAATTCATGTTTGTACACGAGAATAATTTGATAAATAATAATGTGGAAAATTCTAGAGAGGAGAAAAGAGTATTAATATATGATCCATTATCGAGAGAGTATTCGAATCCTGAACTCATAGATTTATTGATGAAAACGTTTACTCAACATAACTATACAGTAGATATATACATTGGGAAAAACGCTACACTTGATCCATTATATCATCTAGATCGATACGATATCATTATATTAAGGGCTCATGGAGGATACAATAACAACTCAAAAATACCTGAACCAGTTGGACAATATGTTTTCACGGGGATATACTTTAATGAAGCAATCAAAATATATGGTAAGAACAAGATTTATGATCTATTAAAACATCACTACATAGTTAAAGGTGTAATACCTAGGAATGGCGTATCAATATATGAGTTACCCTTATACGTAGTGGTTTCACCATTATTTTTCAAGGATAAAATATCTAGTCTAAAAAATGATACAATAATAATATATACTGGTTGCTATGGCTTAGACGATGATGTATTAGCAAATATTTTTCTAGATAAAGGAGCCTATGCATATTTATCGTTTAAAGGAGATGTAACATGGGTTTTCGGAGACCAAATATTAGAGATCATACCCGTTAGAATAGCGAAGGGCGAAGATATAGTAGAAATATATAAATCACTAAATGAGACTCAAATAAGAGATCCATATACAGGTGCAGAATTAGAGATTAGATACCGGAAATAATATTGTAGGGATTCTCGAGATTTTGAAGTTTCCTCGATGTTTCTCTATATAGGAAAGAATTTATATGTTTAATGTAAAATTAAATATAGTGTGTCAATTATTTGGGGCGCATATTATGGGAAGTGATAAAATTATTTATACAACTGTGTTAACCATTATTATCTTATTAATTATAGCTTCTCAGTTCGCAATAACAACAAGACTTATCACAGTATCCACAATCAGCCCTGGTACAGTAATATATTCATTTGATGATCCCTTGGGCGATGATAATGGTTATGGTAATATAACTTATCCTACGGATTCAGTATTTCAGCCAGGAGTATTTGATCTTGTGAAATTCCAGATAGAGGATACAGCATCTACACTATATTTCAAGGTTACACTGGATAATCTAGGAGATAATCCATGGAATGGTCCAAATGGTTTCTCACTACAATATATACAAATTTATATTCTAACATCTAATCAGACCTTACCAGTTAACTATACAACGTCGGGATTAAATGTTATGGTTAGCCATGGCTGGAACTATGCTGTATTAATGGTTCCTGGATGGGATACTGCACCTGTCCCCAACGGCCAGTTATCCGCTATTTATGATGCTAACGGAAATGTTGTCGCTGTTGAGGGTTCTACTCCAGGGTTCGATGTATATGTTGATCCAAACATAAACAATACTATTGTGGCATCAATTGACAAAACACTCCTATACGATACCCAGAACCTACCATTATGGAAGATAGCGGTTGTTGTTGCTGGATACGATGGTTACGCACCCTACAAGGTTAGACAAGTAGTTGCTGGAAACTCTACACAATGGGAGTTTGGCGGAGGCGATCCTGCAGCTATAAATGCTGGTGTACAGCCTGAAGTAATTGATTTACTTGCACCCACAGCTAATGATCAATACCAGATGTTATCATCATATAATGCATCAACCGGGACACCAGCAAATATAACTGGTATAAGTGTTTCATCAATGACTTCAACCACTATTACAACAACCACGCCGACAACAACTACACCACCGCCTCAAACTGTTTTCGAAATGAATGATCCCTTGGGCGATGATAATGGTTATGGTAATATAACTTATCCTACGGATTCAGTATTTCAGCCAGGAGTATTTGATCTTGCAGGCTTTAAAGTCGTTGATGCTGGTTCAACCATACAGTTTTATGTATACTTGGATAATCTAGGAGATAATCCATGGAATGGTCCAAATGGTTTCTCGTTGCAGTATATACACATTTATATCTATACTGGTGATAGTAGCTTACCAGTCAACACTACATCTTTTGGTGAAAACGTTGATTATAGTCCTGGATGGCACATGGCTATATTATTAACTCCTGGATGGGATACTGCACCTGTCCCCAATGGCCAGTTATCCGCAATATATTATTATAATGGAACAGCTTATGCACAGGATAATAACTTGTTCAAAGTATATGTTGATACAAGCAACAATACTATAATAGCAGAAGTCGATAAGTCGCTTCTACTAGACACGAACATTATTAATAACTGGAAATACGCTGTCATAATGACAGGCTACGATGGTTATCAACCAGATAAGGTTAGAAAAGTGGTTGCTGGAAACTCTACACAATGGGAGTTTGGCGGTGGTGATCCTGCAGCTATAAATGCTGGTGTACAACCATATGTTATAGACTTATTAGCGCCAACATCTAGTGAGCAATACCAGATGTTATCATCATATGACCCCGCGGCTGGAACACGTGCTGTAGTCTACGTACAATATCCAGTCACAACACCAACAACTACCACAACTACTACGACTTCTCCAACCAACACTACGACTACCACAACGACAACAACTACCACAGCCACTACGACAACAACGCCTCCACCAACAAATACAACAACTACATCGCCTCCTACAACGACTACGACAACCACAACAACCACTACAACTACATCTCCAACAACAACTACTACAACGACAACGACTACGACTACTACACCGCCTACTGGTGGAGGAGAGATTATTCCAGAAAAAGGTCAGGGTCAGGGTTCTAGCTGGGTTACTTGGGCTATTATTGTCGCGATTGTAGCGGCTGTTGCTGTGATTGGTTATTTTGTTTATAGATTCTATAAATCATGGTGAGTAGTCAAATAAGGGTATTTGACTAATCATAAATATTTTTTATTAACCACCATAGATGTTAAAAGTAGTTGAACGACGCGTTCTCACGGTGTAGCTAGTGTTAATTGATAGGTTTGGTAGGCCAATAACACATATGCGTATAAGTGTTACTCTTAGATGTAATCATTCATGCATATTCTGCCACCGGGAAGGAGTATTTAATTTAAAGAATAGAGAGCTTTCTCCAGCGGATTGGGGATTTGTTGCTGAAATGGGGGTTAGAAACGATATTAAATACTATAAGTTAACTGGTGGAGAGCCTCTGATCCGAGACGATATAGTTGATATTGTCCACGAAATAAGAAGAGTTGGTGGAATAGTATCCATCACAACTAATGGATCTAGACTCGCAGAATTCGCTGAGAAACTAGCTGAGGAGAAAGTTGATCATATAAATGTTAGCCTCCACTCATTAAAACCCGAAGTTTTCAAAACAATTACCGGCGGAGATCTAGGGAAAGTATTGACTGGCATATACAAAGCATTAGAGTATGGATTAAAGCTTAAAATAGACTATGTCATCCTAAGCCTTAACATTAATGAATACAAAGATCTAATATCTTTTGCACAAAAACATGGTTTAGACATGAACATCATAGAATTAATCCCCCTAGGCATGAGCCAAGAAACATATAAAAAACTACATGCAGGCTTAAACAACATATTAAATTACTTGGAAAATATAAGTGTCAAGAAATATAAGAAAGAATTCCAATCAAGACCAACATATATTCTACCAAACAACTCCAAAATAACA from Staphylothermus marinus F1 harbors:
- a CDS encoding glucodextranase DOMON-like domain-containing protein is translated as MGSDKIIYTTVLTIIILLIIASQFAITTRLITVSTISPGTVIYSFDDPLGDDNGYGNITYPTDSVFQPGVFDLVKFQIEDTASTLYFKVTLDNLGDNPWNGPNGFSLQYIQIYILTSNQTLPVNYTTSGLNVMVSHGWNYAVLMVPGWDTAPVPNGQLSAIYDANGNVVAVEGSTPGFDVYVDPNINNTIVASIDKTLLYDTQNLPLWKIAVVVAGYDGYAPYKVRQVVAGNSTQWEFGGGDPAAINAGVQPEVIDLLAPTANDQYQMLSSYNASTGTPANITGISVSSMTSTTITTTTPTTTTPPPQTVFEMNDPLGDDNGYGNITYPTDSVFQPGVFDLAGFKVVDAGSTIQFYVYLDNLGDNPWNGPNGFSLQYIHIYIYTGDSSLPVNTTSFGENVDYSPGWHMAILLTPGWDTAPVPNGQLSAIYYYNGTAYAQDNNLFKVYVDTSNNTIIAEVDKSLLLDTNIINNWKYAVIMTGYDGYQPDKVRKVVAGNSTQWEFGGGDPAAINAGVQPYVIDLLAPTSSEQYQMLSSYDPAAGTRAVVYVQYPVTTPTTTTTTTTSPTNTTTTTTTTTTTATTTTTPPPTNTTTTSPPTTTTTTTTTTTTTSPTTTTTTTTTTTTTPPTGGGEIIPEKGQGQGSSWVTWAIIVAIVAAVAVIGYFVYRFYKSW
- a CDS encoding DUF4346 domain-containing protein codes for the protein MRILIVTSISAKKIVEEEIEKVKKSIDPNTIIDVLPLPISVIALAPKEFIKHHLLKHDLRKYDYIVLPGTIKYDLRDLSDELGIKIVKSPSRIELLKTMFLIGLEKFSPSISGDKIVEQSVEQIYAKANKYFMEKTEWLRINNKKLIPLKPPPIILGLLYDHVWGDEFLEQYIRVFKPDIIYLTENSTEKTIKKLVKLGYSGRLAVPPSILDTHILEHVSIIYGIRIDEINNYLKYNKILQIQTQTINNKLLGQLRNYREKIIIDPILPTLSSQKILDKLNEYKSITNYAKAGWITNISYSIDADTHGLYPFLLELLIEAGVSLLIIHESEEKLVWSLQETIEARKLLTISRYLGTNPRDLGIDLLYLKSKTYVYPEYEKPEEIVVATKDPTYQIDPMGIFKIRVNHKEQVIEVFYIGRKGKILIKGRNCEEIRDTILRLKLVSLMSHAFYLGGEICKAYEALRIGKNYEQEKPLLPQRWSKNK
- the moaA gene encoding GTP 3',8-cyclase MoaA, producing MLIDRFGRPITHMRISVTLRCNHSCIFCHREGVFNLKNRELSPADWGFVAEMGVRNDIKYYKLTGGEPLIRDDIVDIVHEIRRVGGIVSITTNGSRLAEFAEKLAEEKVDHINVSLHSLKPEVFKTITGGDLGKVLTGIYKALEYGLKLKIDYVILSLNINEYKDLISFAQKHGLDMNIIELIPLGMSQETYKKLHAGLNNILNYLENISVKKYKKEFQSRPTYILPNNSKITIVIGWQNPELCMKCTRIRMTPDGRIKLCIFRNDLVLDAREAILNRDKEAFQKLLEKATQLREPYFKPKQQIFLNPI